Proteins from one bacterium genomic window:
- a CDS encoding phosphoadenosine phosphosulfate reductase family protein, with protein sequence MYKVKWDKENNLVLLVDSTNEEIVPSRPVYFEELDLLGFDKYWEYPRSEEPLLWNIGRRYYYEGEVVAEVIGGNIFEAPKIKITDKGKGLKLSPVDINLLVQKNEDAIKTLEGEAIDFINNTYKSYREKVDAFVVAFSGGKDSQVVLDLVARTLPPDEFFVIFTDTTMEIPPTYKTVEETKKLYQNLYPRLKFYVARNERHSYDLWKVFGPPSRLIRWCCSVCKTSPQIRLLKSLFQGKSNLKILVFDGVRADESSRRSKYKRIAEKVKHYTQINAEVIKDWNTTEVFIYIYSRNIPFNEGYRYGLVRIGCSMCPFGSTWSEYLINKLFPNVTKGYLDILENFVRNLGLSEEASIKKYITDGSWKKRGGGEGVSEEKIRLDFIELDNSYQIVVRSYREKLLEWLKVLGPFNISKNGDKYEIELFTNSKTITIEAIIKDHSIVAEFPKSVDSFTLNNIKKVFYKTAYCVHCGSCEAECPSSAIAFRKNLEINSKKCVHCFNCLNFVDSGCLVAKSISRLGGNTMRSEKDFKGFGRYQTFGMRAVWLEDFMAKGDGWIRDNKLGNRQFEAMIQWLRDAELMEKRNKVASELFDKLKRVFESNKQLFYQIIWVNLFYNSTLVKWYLQNLKWKTSVPVVDLIETLVSKGLNEKTARSGISSLANMLESVPAFREMYVGIIKNIKRQRYIEKIGSDAIHPIAILYSTYRYAISKGKYRLTISEFYREENKDGGPHVIFGISRPALENIFRGLQESFKDLVRVEISADLDNIYLSENIEDHFCILDYIKWTLT encoded by the coding sequence GTGTATAAAGTTAAGTGGGATAAGGAAAATAATTTAGTGCTGTTGGTGGATTCTACTAATGAGGAAATAGTTCCTTCACGACCTGTTTATTTTGAGGAGCTCGATCTTTTAGGTTTTGACAAATATTGGGAATATCCAAGGTCGGAAGAACCTCTTTTGTGGAACATTGGCAGAAGGTACTACTACGAAGGGGAAGTAGTAGCAGAAGTAATCGGTGGAAACATATTTGAGGCTCCCAAAATAAAAATTACAGATAAGGGCAAAGGCCTAAAATTAAGCCCAGTCGATATAAATCTTTTAGTGCAAAAAAATGAAGATGCAATAAAAACCTTGGAAGGTGAAGCTATCGATTTTATTAATAATACTTACAAAAGCTACAGGGAAAAAGTAGATGCTTTCGTGGTTGCTTTCAGTGGAGGAAAAGATTCGCAGGTTGTTTTAGACCTTGTGGCTCGAACTCTACCACCAGATGAATTTTTTGTAATCTTTACGGATACTACTATGGAGATTCCACCTACATATAAAACGGTTGAAGAAACAAAGAAATTATATCAAAACTTGTATCCGAGACTGAAGTTTTATGTCGCGAGAAACGAAAGACATTCTTACGATCTGTGGAAAGTATTTGGTCCGCCAAGCAGACTGATTAGATGGTGTTGCTCTGTATGCAAAACCTCTCCCCAAATTAGATTGCTGAAATCACTTTTTCAAGGTAAATCCAATTTGAAAATATTGGTCTTCGATGGTGTTAGAGCAGATGAGAGCTCAAGGAGGAGCAAATATAAAAGAATAGCAGAAAAGGTTAAGCATTATACGCAGATAAATGCCGAAGTGATAAAAGATTGGAATACAACGGAAGTGTTTATATATATCTACAGTAGAAACATTCCTTTTAATGAAGGGTATAGATACGGCTTAGTTAGGATAGGATGTAGTATGTGCCCCTTTGGATCCACGTGGTCTGAGTATTTAATAAACAAGTTATTTCCTAATGTTACCAAGGGTTATTTGGATATTTTGGAGAATTTTGTTAGAAATTTAGGCTTGTCGGAAGAAGCAAGCATTAAAAAGTACATCACAGATGGAAGCTGGAAAAAGAGGGGCGGTGGCGAAGGAGTAAGCGAGGAAAAAATTAGATTGGATTTCATTGAATTGGATAATAGTTATCAGATAGTAGTTAGAAGTTATAGAGAAAAATTGTTAGAGTGGCTCAAAGTGTTAGGACCATTCAATATTTCCAAGAATGGAGACAAATATGAGATTGAGTTGTTTACAAACTCAAAAACTATCACAATAGAAGCTATAATTAAAGATCATAGCATAGTTGCAGAATTTCCGAAAAGTGTTGATTCATTTACTTTGAATAATATAAAAAAGGTGTTTTATAAGACAGCTTATTGCGTCCATTGCGGTTCTTGTGAAGCCGAATGCCCTTCATCAGCAATAGCATTTAGGAAGAATTTGGAAATTAATTCAAAAAAATGTGTGCATTGTTTTAACTGCTTAAACTTTGTTGATAGTGGATGCTTAGTAGCAAAATCAATTTCAAGATTAGGGGGTAATACAATGAGAAGCGAAAAAGACTTCAAAGGTTTTGGAAGGTATCAAACTTTTGGGATGAGAGCAGTGTGGTTAGAGGATTTCATGGCTAAAGGCGATGGTTGGATAAGAGATAATAAGCTGGGTAATAGGCAGTTTGAAGCAATGATTCAGTGGCTAAGAGATGCTGAGTTGATGGAGAAAAGGAATAAGGTTGCGAGTGAGCTTTTTGATAAGTTGAAAAGAGTATTTGAAAGTAATAAGCAGTTGTTTTACCAAATTATCTGGGTTAACCTCTTTTACAATTCAACATTGGTGAAATGGTACTTGCAAAATTTAAAGTGGAAAACGAGTGTACCTGTGGTTGATCTCATAGAAACTTTAGTTTCTAAAGGTTTAAATGAAAAAACAGCCAGAAGTGGTATATCTTCTTTAGCGAATATGCTTGAAAGTGTACCAGCTTTCAGAGAAATGTATGTAGGGATAATAAAGAATATAAAGAGACAAAGATATATAGAGAAAATTGGATCTGATGCGATTCATCCTATAGCTATTTTATATTCTACATATAGATATGCCATATCAAAAGGCAAATACAGGCTAACAATTTCGGAATTTTACAGGGAAGAAAACAAAGATGGTGGACCTCACGTAATCTTTGGGATATCGCGACCAGCTTTGGAGAATATATTTAGAGGATTACAAGAATCTTTTAAAGATTTGGTCAGGGTGGAAATTTCCGCAGATTTGGATAACATATATCTTTCGGAAAATATAGAGGATCATTTTTGCATCTTGGATTACATAAAATGGACACTTACATGA